The genome window TTATAAGGCTAAGtatatttaatttgaataatttaagtgatatatgtgCACATGTGCTAATCACAGTGGTAGGCAAAATTCCCCTTACTGCTACAATTGACACGGATCTGGACTGTTGAACATTGTCCCTGCATATTTTCATGGACGTGAACGTTTATGGTCGGTTATGCAAAGATACAAAAATTGCAGGATACAGAAGGAACAAGCACTTTATCTGAAGCATACTGCTGCCCTTATTTCGCAGCCAATCTATCGTTAGCCTGCGAGTCTTTCTCTGCAGCCTGGTTGCAAACTTGTGGAGCAAAAACACTCTGATAGTGTGCAGCCGTGCGGGTTGTGTGCAACAGATTATGAATCAAACAACAGAGGGGGAAAACAAGGCAGATTTGGATGAAGTGGTGGTTGCGAAAAACAGGCTGCAGCCTCCTTCAGACAGCTGATAGGCTCCATGATATGAGAGGCAGGCATAGTGATACGCAACAAAGTAGATCCGAGACAGAAAGAGGTCAgactggaggtttttttttttcatccattcAGAAATCTGAAAATCGGGACTTTTATCACTTTATGTGTCGATAATAACGAGGCTGCAAAAACACTTTGACCTTTCTCTGATTGTTTACATGGAAATATGTATCTCAGGCTTTTGCTATCCATGAAATCATAGTGAGTGTGTGGGAGAGAGGAACAAACACTCACAGCTCAGAGCTTATATAAACTGAATGACAGGcaacgccacacacacacacacacacacacacacacacacacacacacacacacacacacacacacttcattccAAAGGCAGAGCTTTTCATAGAAGGAGGGATTGTGTTGGATTGGACGGAGGGTAAGGGGGGGAGGAGGTTGGGTTGGTCAGTACTATgagtcagcacacacacacacacacactcacacaggtcGTTGTGTTACCATGGAGACAGCCGAGTTGGTCAGCGTAAAAGCAAAGGGAGGACGCTGGTGGACTGTTAATGCCGGCTCCGGGTGATGAGGGGGGGATGTGACCTCATTAACCTCTGACCTCTTCACTCTTTGCTGCTAATAACTGTTTCTGAGTGATATTTGACCCTTGACCCCGGCAGGTTCAGCACCTGCTCGGTGATCTTTGGTCcctttttgtatttgtgtgtgtgtgtgtgcggcagGTTCAAAGTCCAAAGTGAGGGAGGCTGCTGTGAACTTAAAGTGACAGACAACATGTTTCAGGTGTTCATGTGGTTACGAAgagaaaatgtataattttaagccttaaggcattttaaataaagtcaaactggaatttgaaatatatttttatatatatatttatattatatatatttttgatggaAAGGGAGAGTTTGGATTAATAGAAGTGTCCACAGTCAGTGTAATTTCTGCTAGACGTTTAAGAGGAAGACGTTATCTACGTTCCCTTCAAAACAACCAGACTCCAATGaccaaaacagtcattttaccccACAGAACATGGGGAtttctggtctactgctgctttGATCAGTTAGTGTGTCTGtgtaattgtgtgactttggtgttgtcatgggttagtttggattcaccaaagtcccacaataacacaaacaaacaaaccaatcaaGACAGCAGTAGACCAGAAACGTTCTGCCaggtaaaattacagtttggtcaatggagtctggtggctttgaagagagcgtAGATAACAGCTTCCATGTAGACTTAAACAGCTGTCTGACAGAAagttaaagcagtaaaaatattaaataaataaagaatacacTTGAACTAATACTGATTTTTTTAGATGGCTAATACCTCGTACAACCGTTCTTCAAATAGTCCCAAATATCCCTTTAACAATATTAGAAGAACCAGTTTTGAACCAGCAACAAACTGTTCAATCAGCAGATAGAAAACTTCActgcagaatatatatataggaaTGCTAGGAATGCTAATCCCTAAAAAACTGCAACATAACATCCATTTATTGTCAATTTTGAGTTAAAATTTCCtaaaattaaatgtgatttttaaagttACTTATCTGTACAACTGTTTTTGTGCCTGTTGCTGTGACTGAGTGGGACCAATAGTTTATCTGATGTTAACCATCAACAGATGCATATGAAACACCCACTGCATAAAGTAACCCATTATAtaatcatttaatttttatttttaaattgtttgcACTCGAAGAACCATTTGCATCCCTCTCTTTATTAAGCCAAAATCTGACCTCTGTAGAAATGGTTGTACATCATAACTATTTTTGATGTCGCTGTATGTCTGTATCTTCCTGTGCAAAAGACTTATCATCAAATTCATTGTATGCTTTGACTTTAATTGTGATGagaattattttcatttcaactaaggtataatataattttcttctggattaaaatgtctaaaaatgattAGAACTATGTTATAAATTGTTGAGTCTTGTTAAATTATACCAAATCTTTCCAAATACAGAGAAAGCTGTAATTTTAAACAAGGTAATGGTCGGTTTCACTTGGTTTCCCGTCAATGGCGTCATATCCCCTTTACTTATGCGTCAGCACTGAGGTTATCTAACATTAGCTGTCATTAATTGGCTTTCCATCCTGTTTTAaaccacatttttacaaccaaCGTGTTAAATCTTGGtagtttttattgctttatttgaaccagatgaaggattttagtcatcagacatctggatcttaagcttccagagaaacaagctgagcgaACGTTGGTGGCAGCTTGGCTCCCAGTCCCTCCAAGATGTCCTGTGTGCACCAAACAGCAtcagaaaaacactgattttaaagtcaaactgttttttttccagtttttttaccCGTTTTAATCAGCGGGtatatttgttttggagaggaggagacctctgcggAATTCTGCTCCCgataaaaacctcctgaacatccatactgtgtgtttaaaatatatactaTTGGCTGTAAACATACATGTTCTCTCCATGTGTGATGGATGGGAATGAAAATGGAATACTGTACCTCCACATGCGGCGTTCCCAGTTCCTGTTTGTAACCCCGCCCACTTTGACCACCCAGTGAATGCACAGAGAGCGCCActtcttttaacatttaagcaacatgtttattgaaataaaatctgcttttagctgtaaaaaacaaaacaaaatgaaaacactgtacATGTTTTTCCCcagagaagaagcagaagagtACATGAgtttgcaggtgtgtgtgtgtgacggggTCAATATGGGGCCGTGTGGCTTTAAGTCTGAAGTGTGACGCCTGCCAGCTCAAGTGTTAACAGGCTAAATATTAACCCAGCAGGAGCGCTAGCAAGCTGCAAACTCCAGCAGGACGTCTGCTACAGCGACCACACAAGGAAACACAGTCTGCTTCATAGAAATACGATGGTTATGACAGTGAgtatgcaggtgtgtgtgtgtgtgtgagtctttggTACAGGTGAACAAGTCTTTAGTTAGCAGGGAGAACAATGAAATGCCCTtgttaagcacacacacacacacgtgaccaacacacaataatgttgcAACAGCAAATgaaaaagtacaaaacaaaacatttgacatGTCGTTCACATATAatatgtacagtgtgaacataCCATAATGCGATTGTCTCCACGGGTTTCACAGTGCATGTGACATTTTTAGTCCATCACAGAATAGCCGATGTGGCGTGAAAGCTCGTCACCATCACGCGCTTAATGGCCCCCATCTCCTCCCTCCCACCCCCCCTTTTTGTACATTAAATAGAATAGAGCAAGGCACTCTGGGAAACAGAAGGCGAAAGCGGGCGCCTGGAAAATTACCTGCCATTAATCTGTGCAAACAATTGACTTTTAAACCCCGCTGATTGGGAACACGGCAAAATTAAAAGTCATATTTCAGCTGACCTGACAGGAGGTGCGGAGGTTAAGAAATGGTTGTATTTAGTCTTAGTGTACCTTTTCCTTCATAGTgtagtggctttttttttttacaacccctccctccctccttcgtttttttttattccctttcttcctttctttgctGCTTGGCTCCCTGACCGAGCTGAAATTACCTTAAATTGGTCTGAACTGGATGGAAACACTCTAAAGTGCTGCTCAGACAGTCTAGTTCCTGGCCAAAGAAAAGCcgagaaacaataaaaaaatgggtaccaacaaagaaaaaaaagaaaaaaaacttaggAATTCACAGTCACTCTTCTTTGTCACACTTCAACAAGCTGATCCGGCCATAAAGAGTAGCTTTAAAACCTCGAGTCAGCTCTCCagaaggaaagagaaaagaaaaacacattcagaCTTAATGAGGATGTCAGCGTGAAGCTTTCAATGGCCGCATAAAGAACTCCAGATTCAAAACACttgtgaataataaaaaaaactcataaCCTCCTTCATTTAACCCAAAGTGAAAAGgtgaaactgaaaacaaattaaacaaatggaaaaaacacatagaaGGATGAGGATAGACCCATATGGAATTCCCGATATCAACATCTTCATATAACCCAATATATGCCCTTGTTATtcatacattttgtcttttatttgctTGACTCATAATGCTTGAAATTATCTTGTGCTCTTAATTAAATACTGTAAGAATTGGAAAATTTTAACGGGAGATTGTTGAacatgaacaaaataaaaatcaacacaaacattCGGTATAGAAAACAACCCTCCAATAGTTCTGGATCATCAGAGTTCATTTTGGGGGTTGTGGTCACCAAATATCAACGGATAAATATTGGTTAACCCATATCTGGTCTATCCCTTATGTAATCTTCCATGGTTGTGAATATTGTGTTgtccaaacaaaacaataaactgaacagaaacagaaatggtGAACACaagaaaaaccaaaaacaaatggaaaacagCCATTTGGAAGTGGGTGCTGTGCAGGGGAATCAGTGCAGCTTTGATGGAAGAATTGTCCCAGCGTGACTACCACACCCGGTTGGTCCAATAGATGTCCCTGTGGTATGCCGTGTTTGCGTAGTCTCCTACCTGTTTGCTGCTGTATTTGGGCGGGTTGGCCTTGTAGCTGTAATCCGAATATTGGTCGGAGCCTGTGGAGTTGTTGTCTCCCGTTCCCACAAAGGTGTTGGTGGCGGGGAGGTCCTGAACGGCCTGGTGCTTCTTGGAGGCAGAGGGCGACTGTGGCTGCAGCTGGATGGAGGGGAGCGGGGAGTTGGAGCGGTAGTGGCGGCCCAAATCGGGGCTTCCTGGTGGGTAGTTAAGGGGCAGGTGGATTCTGGGACTGTCATTGACGTTGTCGTTGATGAGGTTGAACTTGAGGCCTTTCTGCAGGCTggcctcctcgtcctcctccagcGGCTTGGCCGGTTTGGGAgctttcccttttttggtctttttcccTTTCCCATTTTTGGGGCCCTGCTTTGGAGCGTACAGGTCTTTACTCTCCTTCTTACCGGCCTGGTAGCCACTCTTGGTGTCCTTCTGCAGCCTGTGTCTGATGACCACCACGGCTACGATGACCAGAATCACACCGGCAATACCTGCAAGGCTGCCGTACAGGATATTGCTGCGCTGAGCGAGGGCGTAGTTGGGATCTCCGGCGATGTCCCTGTCCAGAGGGGTGTAGAGGCTGTGTCCGACCAGCGCCTCAATGAGGGAGACGTTGGCCTTTGTGTCATTGACAAAAACGTGGACTAGGGCGGTGGTGTGTCGGGGAGGTTTGCCTTTATCGCTGACCCTCACCACCAGGCGGTGCAGTCCGTTATGCTTGCCGGCGAATTCCTGCACTAGCGTGATCTCCCCGCTTGTTGGAGAGATGTGGAACAGGCCATACGGGTTGCCTCCTGTGATGGTGTAGACCAGTTCAGCATTGAGTCCAGAATCAATGTCCTCAGCTTCTACGACCTCCACACTGGTGTCCGGTGGGGTGACAGGTGACATGTACTTGTAGGAGTAGTTAGCCGGCTTGGTGACATAGGGGGCGTTATCATTCTCGTCCAGGACATTGATGGTCACACCCACATAGGAGGACCGAGGTGGCTCACCAGCATCCACAGCCTTCAGGCGGAAGGTGTAGGTGCTTTCCTTCTCGCGGTCAAACGAGATACTGGACAAGATGGTTCCTGTGCCGTTCTGGATGACAAACTTGCCATTGTCGGGTTCCACAAACAGCCTCACTTGGGCGTTCTCACCCTTATCTGCATCTGTCACAGTCACCACACCAACAGGATTTAGTGGAGGCATGTTCTCGATGACAGAGAAGCTGTAGCCGCTCAGCATGAACTTGGGGTCATTGTCGTTGCGGTCCATAACGTTAATGACCACCGTTGCAGTGCCAGTTTTGCTTGGAACACCCTTGTCCGCTGCTGCCACACGGAACTCATACCGCTCCGTCTCTTCCCGATCCAGCAGGTTCTTCACACGGATCTCTCCGGTGTCGGGTTCAATTTCAAAGAGCCTGGTGGCCGGGAGCTCAATGATGCTGTAGACCAGCTCTGCGTTGATGCCGCTGTCTGCATCTGACGCCATCACATCCACCACCCTGTCACCTGGCATATTGTCCTCCGCAAAGTCTATCTCAAGCAATGCAGGGGAAAAATTTGGCGTGTTATCGTTCATGTCTGTAACCTGGACTTTGAGGGAGTTGGTGCTGGACAGGGCTGGGTTTCCAGAATCCACGGCGACAATTTCAATCCTGTAATCCTTCACACGCTCATAATCCAGCAGGGTGGTCGTCTGCAGGAAGTATTTCCTCTTCCGATCATTGGCTGACTCGCTGGCAGGTCGCAGCTGAAAAGGGACGTCACCGGCAACCACACACGTCACCACCGCATTTTCCCCTTCGTCACGATCCGACACCTGGACCAAAGCCACCGGCGTGCCAATGGGCATGTCCTCAGAGATGTTGGCCACGCCGTTCTGATGCGTCACCAAGCCGATACCACGGATCTCGATGGCCGGTGCGTTGTCGTTCTGGTCCCCGACATTGATGGTCACCAGGACCTTGGAGCTCTTGGAGTTTGGTCCACGATCTTTAGCAACCACGAAGAACTTGAGGAAGCTCTCCTCCTCGCGGTCCACCAGGCCTTTGACGTAGATGATGCCTGTCAGGCGGTCAATGCGTAGAAGCCTCTGAACTGCCTCTGATGCCTGATGGAGGCTGTAGTCGATCTCTTTGTTGGTACCAGTGTCCGCGTCGTTGGCTCTGACCTGCAAGGACAAAAGAAAAGCTTTAACTTTTCATCTCAAAAATACTATctgaaaagaaacacacattacCATTTTTATGATTATGCAAATTTAAGAACACCAGGTCAAATCTTTCAAGGCTGTTAGGGAAGTTGCATAAATAAACCGGTCAAAATAAGACAAttcatttgacatcttgccttTTAAACGCATGGTTTGTTCAGTTTTGATGACAATCAGTTAATCTCCTGTATGAAACACCTTtaacttcacaata of Centropristis striata isolate RG_2023a ecotype Rhode Island chromosome 12, C.striata_1.0, whole genome shotgun sequence contains these proteins:
- the LOC131981598 gene encoding protocadherin-1-like isoform X1; the protein is MVGGGYMCKGTIGLFVMEMKAVVGTLWLTPPHAACSQHCRCTAVHQGAPTSPAAHVLGSLKLNCDRGVLLGGDMAMLRWEVLLFLAVVLAFSCSAAPTDILYRVPEEQPPNTLIGSLAADQGLPDTGHLYKLEVGSPYLRVDGKTGDIYTTEIPIDREKLRDCRNLFDGDKCFLEFEVSITDMVKGIGSGPRLIEGRIEVLDINDNTPQFSSPILSLSIPENTHIGALFSIPMATDRDSGSNGVAEYSLTTVPDAEQLFSLQVAVDTDEKLPQLVVMGNLDREKKESYDLNIRVVDGGNPARASSALLRVTVTDQNDNAPKFERSHYEAELPENSPQGHSVLQVRANDADTGTNKEIDYSLHQASEAVQRLLRIDRLTGIIYVKGLVDREEESFLKFFVVAKDRGPNSKSSKVLVTINVGDQNDNAPAIEIRGIGLVTHQNGVANISEDMPIGTPVALVQVSDRDEGENAVVTCVVAGDVPFQLRPASESANDRKRKYFLQTTTLLDYERVKDYRIEIVAVDSGNPALSSTNSLKVQVTDMNDNTPNFSPALLEIDFAEDNMPGDRVVDVMASDADSGINAELVYSIIELPATRLFEIEPDTGEIRVKNLLDREETERYEFRVAAADKGVPSKTGTATVVINVMDRNDNDPKFMLSGYSFSVIENMPPLNPVGVVTVTDADKGENAQVRLFVEPDNGKFVIQNGTGTILSSISFDREKESTYTFRLKAVDAGEPPRSSYVGVTINVLDENDNAPYVTKPANYSYKYMSPVTPPDTSVEVVEAEDIDSGLNAELVYTITGGNPYGLFHISPTSGEITLVQEFAGKHNGLHRLVVRVSDKGKPPRHTTALVHVFVNDTKANVSLIEALVGHSLYTPLDRDIAGDPNYALAQRSNILYGSLAGIAGVILVIVAVVVIRHRLQKDTKSGYQAGKKESKDLYAPKQGPKNGKGKKTKKGKAPKPAKPLEEDEEASLQKGLKFNLINDNVNDSPRIHLPLNYPPGSPDLGRHYRSNSPLPSIQLQPQSPSASKKHQAVQDLPATNTFVGTGDNNSTGSDQYSDYSYKANPPKYSSKQPPHRRVTFSTANQSQDLQDASQHSYYDSGLEESETPSSKSSSGPRIGPLALPEDHYERTTPDGSIGEMEHPENDLRPLPDVAMTGNCTHECTEFGHSDSCWMPGEPSPTRKVSKNAPKLSTFVPYQEMDGQEQLMANGSPKPLTEERGTGGGGSSGSKVASMRFMTPYSSAYSGGGDSSGKDCGLEEIPLSQAVEYHSATTPTGQTSKREIYL
- the LOC131981598 gene encoding protocadherin-1-like isoform X2, with product MAMLRWEVLLFLAVVLAFSCSAAPTDILYRVPEEQPPNTLIGSLAADQGLPDTGHLYKLEVGSPYLRVDGKTGDIYTTEIPIDREKLRDCRNLFDGDKCFLEFEVSITDMVKGIGSGPRLIEGRIEVLDINDNTPQFSSPILSLSIPENTHIGALFSIPMATDRDSGSNGVAEYSLTTVPDAEQLFSLQVAVDTDEKLPQLVVMGNLDREKKESYDLNIRVVDGGNPARASSALLRVTVTDQNDNAPKFERSHYEAELPENSPQGHSVLQVRANDADTGTNKEIDYSLHQASEAVQRLLRIDRLTGIIYVKGLVDREEESFLKFFVVAKDRGPNSKSSKVLVTINVGDQNDNAPAIEIRGIGLVTHQNGVANISEDMPIGTPVALVQVSDRDEGENAVVTCVVAGDVPFQLRPASESANDRKRKYFLQTTTLLDYERVKDYRIEIVAVDSGNPALSSTNSLKVQVTDMNDNTPNFSPALLEIDFAEDNMPGDRVVDVMASDADSGINAELVYSIIELPATRLFEIEPDTGEIRVKNLLDREETERYEFRVAAADKGVPSKTGTATVVINVMDRNDNDPKFMLSGYSFSVIENMPPLNPVGVVTVTDADKGENAQVRLFVEPDNGKFVIQNGTGTILSSISFDREKESTYTFRLKAVDAGEPPRSSYVGVTINVLDENDNAPYVTKPANYSYKYMSPVTPPDTSVEVVEAEDIDSGLNAELVYTITGGNPYGLFHISPTSGEITLVQEFAGKHNGLHRLVVRVSDKGKPPRHTTALVHVFVNDTKANVSLIEALVGHSLYTPLDRDIAGDPNYALAQRSNILYGSLAGIAGVILVIVAVVVIRHRLQKDTKSGYQAGKKESKDLYAPKQGPKNGKGKKTKKGKAPKPAKPLEEDEEASLQKGLKFNLINDNVNDSPRIHLPLNYPPGSPDLGRHYRSNSPLPSIQLQPQSPSASKKHQAVQDLPATNTFVGTGDNNSTGSDQYSDYSYKANPPKYSSKQPPHRRVTFSTANQSQDLQDASQHSYYDSGLEESETPSSKSSSGPRIGPLALPEDHYERTTPDGSIGEMEHPENDLRPLPDVAMTGNCTHECTEFGHSDSCWMPGEPSPTRKVSKNAPKLSTFVPYQEMDGQEQLMANGSPKPLTEERGTGGGGSSGSKVASMRFMTPYSSAYSGGGDSSGKDCGLEEIPLSQAVEYHSATTPTGQTSKREIYL